A window from Culex pipiens pallens isolate TS chromosome 3, TS_CPP_V2, whole genome shotgun sequence encodes these proteins:
- the LOC120429281 gene encoding uncharacterized protein LOC120429281: MKTTVVLSLAFISLVLAFPAQDSREADSSVDKRIRQPPEPCWPFRFGLGPAIPPAWFRGQNSSDVRPHITRPRICGWPVIQNGTIRAPLNETVLY; this comes from the coding sequence ATGAAGACAACGGTCGTGTTATCTTTAGCCTTTATCAGTCTTGTTCTGGCATTCCCAGCGCAAGACTCCAGAGAAGCGGACTCGTCCGTCGACAAAAGAATCCGTCAACCCCCAGAACCATGCTGGCCGTTCCGGTTTGGACTGGGACCCGCGATACCCCCTGCCTGGTTCCGAGGGCAGAACTCTTCGGACGTCCGCCCGCACATTACGAGGCCCAGGATCTGCGGATGGCCCGTGATCCAAAACGGAACAATTCGTGCTCCGCTCAATGAAACGGTGTTGTACTGA
- the LOC120429280 gene encoding uncharacterized protein LOC120429280, translating to MKLFIIVTLLVALVALALAGPHPDRRHGPMPEPQDEGPAPPDPSGPPDTVKAEGFSER from the coding sequence ATGAAGCTCTTCATCATCGTTACCCTACTGGTGGCCCTGGTGGCGCTTGCTCTGGCCGGACCCCATCCTGATCGTCGTCATGGACCCATGCCGGAACCGCAAGACGAGGGTCCAGCCCCACCGGATCCAAGTGGACCACCTGACACCGTAAAGGCGGAAGGGTTTTCGGAAAGATAG
- the LOC120429276 gene encoding bromodomain testis-specific protein-like: MKLFAITVIFAIVAVLVMVEGYRWGPHGPGRHQPGHGGPPSPPPQQPINATEIWNHLRELITAAIKDAIAESGSGSNSTSNAGSSNSSSSGSSSSNSTDGSSSNSTSGN, translated from the coding sequence ATGAAACTTTTCGCCATTACCGTCATCTTCGCCATCGTGGCCGTCCTCGTTATGGTCGAAGGCTACCGTTGGGGACCGCATGGTCCCGGCCGTCACCAGCCAGGACATGGAGgaccaccatcaccaccaccacagcAACCGATCAACGCCACGGAGATCTGGAACCATCTGAGAGAACTGATCACTGCTGCCATCAAGGACGCCATTGCCGAAAGTGGTTCAGGATCCAATTCGACCAGCAATGCTGGCTCATCGAACTCCTCGTCTTCGGGCTCTTCCAGCTCTAACTCTACTGACGGAAGTAGCTCGAACTCAACTTCCGGAAATTGA
- the LOC120429274 gene encoding calcium-binding mitochondrial carrier protein SCaMC-2 isoform X5 — MALEQGGAAAAVHVSGDVLEDMVLVIRELLSKYLDIGEDLNVPDDFTQSEMQSGMWWRHLAAGGFAGAVSRTCTAPLDRLKVFLQVQASKQRISDCLQYMLKEGGVRSLWRGNFINVLKIAPESAIKFAAYEQVKRLIRGSDKRQLTIYERFVAGACAGGVSQTAIYPLEVLKTRLALRKTGQYSSILDAATKIYHREGLRSFYRGYIPNMLGIIPYAGIDLAVYETLKKKYLSHHETEQPSFWLLLACGSASSTLGQVCSYPLALVRTRLQAQAVTIGPQADGSVAIQPNMTNVFKRILQTEGPLGLYRGITPNFIKVLPAVSISYVVYEYSSRALGVNMT; from the exons TACCTGGACATCGGTGAGGATCTGAACGTACCTGATGACTTTACCCAGAGCGAGATGCAGAGCGGCATGTGGTGGCGCCATCTGGCGGCCGGTGGCTTTGCCGGCGCCGTGTCCCGCACCTGCACCGCCCCCCTCGATCGGCTCAAAGTGTTCCTGCAG GTTCAAGCCAGCAAACAGCGAATCTCAGACTGCCTGCAGTACATGCTGAAGGAGGGCGGCGTGCGGAGCCTCTGGCGCGGCAACTTTATCAACGTGCTCAAGATTGCGCCCGAGTCCGCTATCAAGTTCGCCGCGTACGAACAGGTCAAGCGACTTATCCGGGGCTCGGACAAGCGCCAGCTCACGATCTACGAGCGGTTCGTGGCGGGCGCGTGCGCCGGCGGCGTCTCCCAGACCGCCATCTACCCCCTAGAAGTATTAAAAACCCGACTAGCGTTAAGGAAAACCGGACAATACAGTAGTATACTGGACGCGGCGACCAAGATCTACCACCGCGAGGGTCTCCGCTCGTTCTACCGTGGCTACATTCCAAACATGCTCGGCATCATACCGTACGCCGGTATCGACCTGGCCGTGTACGAAACGCTGAAGAAGAAGTACCTCAGCCACCACGAGACGGAACAGCCGAGCTTCTGGCTGCTGCTGGCGTGCGGTAGCGCCTCCAGCACCCTTGGGCAGGTGTGCTCGTACCCGTTGGCGCTGGTGCGGACGCGGCTGCAGGCACAAG CGGTCACCATCGGCCCCCAGGCGGACGGTTCCGTCGCCATCCAGCCGAACATGACGAACGTGTTCAAGCGGATACTGCAAACGGAGGGCCCGCTCGGACTCTACCGGGGCATCACGCCCAACTTTATCAAGGTGCTGCCGGCGGTCTCGATCAGCTACGTCGTGTACGAGTACTCGAGCCGCGCCCTGGGCGTCAACATGACGTGA
- the LOC120429274 gene encoding calcium-binding mitochondrial carrier protein SCaMC-2 isoform X6 — protein MDCLDSDFYVEVVIKYLDIGEDLNVPDDFTQSEMQSGMWWRHLAAGGFAGAVSRTCTAPLDRLKVFLQVQASKQRISDCLQYMLKEGGVRSLWRGNFINVLKIAPESAIKFAAYEQVKRLIRGSDKRQLTIYERFVAGACAGGVSQTAIYPLEVLKTRLALRKTGQYSSILDAATKIYHREGLRSFYRGYIPNMLGIIPYAGIDLAVYETLKKKYLSHHETEQPSFWLLLACGSASSTLGQVCSYPLALVRTRLQAQAVTIGPQADGSVAIQPNMTNVFKRILQTEGPLGLYRGITPNFIKVLPAVSISYVVYEYSSRALGVNMT, from the exons TACCTGGACATCGGTGAGGATCTGAACGTACCTGATGACTTTACCCAGAGCGAGATGCAGAGCGGCATGTGGTGGCGCCATCTGGCGGCCGGTGGCTTTGCCGGCGCCGTGTCCCGCACCTGCACCGCCCCCCTCGATCGGCTCAAAGTGTTCCTGCAG GTTCAAGCCAGCAAACAGCGAATCTCAGACTGCCTGCAGTACATGCTGAAGGAGGGCGGCGTGCGGAGCCTCTGGCGCGGCAACTTTATCAACGTGCTCAAGATTGCGCCCGAGTCCGCTATCAAGTTCGCCGCGTACGAACAGGTCAAGCGACTTATCCGGGGCTCGGACAAGCGCCAGCTCACGATCTACGAGCGGTTCGTGGCGGGCGCGTGCGCCGGCGGCGTCTCCCAGACCGCCATCTACCCCCTAGAAGTATTAAAAACCCGACTAGCGTTAAGGAAAACCGGACAATACAGTAGTATACTGGACGCGGCGACCAAGATCTACCACCGCGAGGGTCTCCGCTCGTTCTACCGTGGCTACATTCCAAACATGCTCGGCATCATACCGTACGCCGGTATCGACCTGGCCGTGTACGAAACGCTGAAGAAGAAGTACCTCAGCCACCACGAGACGGAACAGCCGAGCTTCTGGCTGCTGCTGGCGTGCGGTAGCGCCTCCAGCACCCTTGGGCAGGTGTGCTCGTACCCGTTGGCGCTGGTGCGGACGCGGCTGCAGGCACAAG CGGTCACCATCGGCCCCCAGGCGGACGGTTCCGTCGCCATCCAGCCGAACATGACGAACGTGTTCAAGCGGATACTGCAAACGGAGGGCCCGCTCGGACTCTACCGGGGCATCACGCCCAACTTTATCAAGGTGCTGCCGGCGGTCTCGATCAGCTACGTCGTGTACGAGTACTCGAGCCGCGCCCTGGGCGTCAACATGACGTGA